TGGATGCTACCCCCTCTTCgccctctttttccatttgtaagggaCAAGGATCCAGGAAGGAAAGAATCAGCTTACAAAGGCTTTCGTTACAATTAAtcgttcatgttctttcttttggtatcttattctctgtttacattttttttttattacattttttgagacagagtcttgctctgtcacccaggctggagtgcagtggcacgatctcggttcactccaacctctgcctcccaggttcaagtgattcttgtgcctcagcttcctgagtaactgagattacaggtgtgtgccaccacgtccagctaatttttatgtttttagtggagacaaggtttcgtcatgttggtcaggctgatcttgaactccttaactcaggtgatctgcctgcctcagtctcccaaagaactgagagtacaggtgtgagccaccgcccccggccgctgtttccattttgtaacaCTAGCGTCACCCCAGTGTAGGGTGGCTAGGggtattcttctttcctgtttcctggtgtattttcctctacagtattgatcactctttaacatactttttggttgtctgtcgctacctacaaaaatatatgttcgctgttatatcaccagtgcctggcacatagatagtcaatatttgttgaatgaatgaatgaatgaatgaatgaatgggctgaaagaaccttattcttctttcttctgtcagttcacaccaaatgcttttggaaaatgctatatGAACAGGGATCATAAGCAGCAGAGGTTACACACATGGCTGTGGGATAGCCCATCATCCTCAGATAATtgtctggaaggaggtggagtacttgagtagaaatgatacaagataacttcttcaggaaatcagccaagtgtcacagcttttcacacaggcgtgtgatgtttgcgtatgtgtgtatgaagagcTGTCATGGCCTAGAATCACGGGCCTTTAGATCCCTTgtacagatagaaaagtaaagtCGGAGGCCCAGGAATGCTGTAGGCCACCAAGGTAGAGTCCCTGTCTGTCCTTCTCAGTGTCCGGtcacttctcactgcactccCCTCTTTACTCCTAAAGCCACTTTCCCTGACTCTGAATGTGTAACCACGAGGGAGAAAATGTACTCCAGGCTCacaatttgtggagaaaaagcccagcacctaaaaataatgttcacaaagtttgtacctagaaaacgtggccatttctatcatgtctttgaatttccctgtttctcatacattttataaacaagacagtagaaggagattcgtgaacagcaactttagaacaagggggaaaaaatcaaacctagagcattccagtttctgttttcttctcagtttagggctgaggcactttagcttcctgtctaagggactactcaaatctgattagaagccattgtgggctggtaattatccataattttaggaagacagatgtagcaccaactctgttctctaatagcaggcttattaattttaaatttgcatggcaGGAGAATCAGATGGCGAGGTGAGATAAGCATTCAGATGCTTGGTCAATGATAGCTGTTTACTTCCACGTGTCACATGGGGATTTGGGACCCGGGAAGTCCACTGAGAACTGATGATTGTCTGTCCCCTAACCAGCtgggttctttttcatcctgagcTCAGAAAGATTGCCCCTACTGCAGCCAGGGAAGACAGGTTGTTGACTAGTTAGAAATCATGGTAGGTTATTTTCTCCACTCGCAGTTCGCAGTTGGAAAGCAGAGCTATCAAAAAGTTGTCTCTGTTGTATTTcaaatctgggtgtttaaaaaattatgtaagcaatttaatcatttctttaacaGTAGTTGTGTGTGTTCTTGATGCGAATGAGAGGTGCATTCCCTTGTAAAATCCCTGGGACTTAATAGGAAGATGTGAGCCTTAGAACAGAAGTTGGTTTTATAGATGATCATGTAGATATGATGCTGAGCACTAGACAAAGATGTTGATTGaagcgatttaaaaaaattttgtctgagttcagattttacaccaatatttagaaaatcagcaaaagaacttGGAGGAATGTTCTCAGGCATCCAGTTCAGCCCCCTGCGCACATTGTCATAAAATCCGAGTGTGTGTACAGGGAGAcgcattcctttctgttctcatcactggtccttccctggctctgcacctgcctgtcatgcgcgtccctgtgaagagaccaccaaacaggctttgtttgagcaataaagctttttaatcacctgggtgcaggcgggctgagtctgaaaaagagagtcagcgaagggagataagggtgggggcgttttataggatttgggtaggtaaaggaaaattacagtcaaaggggggttgttctctggtgggcaggagtgggggtcacaaggtgctcagtgtgggaggtttttgagccaggaaaaggaatttcacaagataatataatcgcttaaggcaaggaccggtcattttcacttcttttgtggtagaatgtcatcagttaaggtgggacagggcatttgcacttctttcatgattcttcagttacttcaggtcatctgggcatatgagtgcaagtcacaggggatgcgattccttggcttgggctcagaagcaTGACATTGCCCTCTTCCCTACCTTTTCCCTCCTGTGCGGTTCTCTCACAAAGTGAATGGCCTCAGCCACAGCTTCTCTGCAGCTGCATCAGACTGTGgcgacaggagtggtggctcctgcagggcctgctgtccccactgagcccagtcttGCTTGCCGCTGGAACCTGGTCACCATTTTGCACCGAAAGTATGTAATTCTACGGAATGAAAGCCAACATGCTGGGAATGGAGGTGTCTTTATCACGGTGCTCTGCATATTTTAATCTTGGGTGGAAAGTATGGAAAAGTATGTGATACCTGTGGTTTGATGTCAGAAGGACGTTGTGAACTTGACGTGGACTGAGGATGTTCAGGTGCAACAGGAACATTAAATGagacttccccatctccctgtcaGGCATGCACAGGTGTATGGCCACATCTTATGTGTTATCCTTATCTAGAGTGCGCCTTGTCGTCACGTTTAAAGTTACATGATGATATTCTGCCTCATAGAGTAGGTCCCAAACCGCATTCAACACAGAAATGCACTCTTGCTTTTATACATAGAAAGTGCTTTCATATACCAAGTGGGAGAGCAGTCCTAAAATCTGGGCTGGAATCACAGAAGGAAGACTTGGGGAAGCAATAGATTCCCTAATCCAAAGCTGGTTTTTGATGAACCTAGAAACATGACCAAGAGAAATGAATTTGCCTAAGGCCCTGACAGTGTCTCACGGTAGCATTTGAACCTAGCAGTttcttgacctatttctttaaatgattagtcatgcttcctctgattcctatataaacgtattcctcattcattcttttgtttcagtgaattaTTGCGGTGCTACCACGTAGCAGTATTTGAGTCAAAATGTGGCAGTGTTTATccctttccaaggtttttagttgtACAGTTTGTCAAAGTTGTGCTAACAGTTTCTTGTTGGTTGCAAGGTGTCCTTTCGGAAGCCAATTGTGTGGTGTATTTATATTGCTTGTTGGAGGTAGTTTGGTTAGAACCTACTTTGAGTGGCTGGCGTGGGCCTGGGGGACAATAACAGCTGCCTGCTTCATGGGCAGAGATGAAGTAATTGCTTCCTGGGAAGTACCATCCTCCTGGCCACACTCTCCAGCCCATTTCCTTTGTGGTGGTTTCCTTGCATCTGCATGGTTCTGACTTCATGTGagtctcttttattttagcatatgacttcaggctgtggggaagaatggccattttagcacagagatgcacacaaagGAACAACTGGCTAAATGTGAGTGAAGACATTCTTGGGGGgggattcatttcttttattctgtaacagGCAATCTGGGAAACATtctggacatgtggcctgtggccTGCACTGTCACAGCTCCTCCCTGCAGGATCGCAGATGTTTGGAGATTGTAGTGATAACTGTTATCATTGAGAATGCCATTCTCACAGGCTCTAATAAGTCAGGATTTATTCAGTGTGAATTTGTTAAAGACAACTGTATTTCTAGCCAAATCCATGGGAGACGTTTCTCCTGGCAGTGTTGCTGGGGGTATTCCCATGGCTTAGTCTTAGGGGAGCACACGCCTTTGAATACTGCTGAAGCTGTAAGTACCCAAAGCGCACCGGAGTACTTTTGCCATACGGGGTGTTAGTCACTGATACACGTCTCAGTCAGACCTGATGGATTCTTGACcccttcctttcttaattttttaatttttattttttatttttgttttttaagagcacaACCCCTCAGGTGAACACCATGAATCTCTGGTGTTTTCAGTTGGCTGCAGCCTATTTGCTATCTCTGGTTCAAACATATTCGAAGTCTGATGATGCTTCCCTCTGCTGTTCTTTTGCTGTGTGTCCTCCACGCATGCAGGGTTCAAGActgtcagagctgggagccacCTTCACAACTACCATGGTTTCTGGAACCTCCTTTATCTAGCCCTGGGGATGGAAGAGATGTCATCAGAGACGGAGGCTTATTAGGTTTACATGCCATGGATAACGAAtgaggaggttttcttttatataagggGAGATTCTTATAATGTGCTTTAGTAgggtaaagaagcttttgaggtttgctttctctggaaagataatttgtgatcctgctgttgctttcaacaaaaatatcatttgcatACCAGTGCATGTTGTATTACTGAGCACTGGCTGACAAACGGTTCTTAACTCGTCATTCACTCCACCACTGTTTTTTGAATGGCATATGTGTGCCAGCTGTAGTAGGAACTTGCTAGACTCTAGAACTAACCCTTATGAAATAGGGGTCCTGGCGGAAGCAAATGCATATAACTATAAACGTTTGAGGGGATATCAGAGGGGGTGCCTATAGGTGCAAACTTCGTTCATTCATTGTCCCATCTAGGAGGTTTTGTGTCTTAGCAGCGTGTTCCATAGCAACACATCcctctatcaaaatattcatcgtattattttgaaattctgtgctTAGGTGTGTGTTTTTCGGACTAAGTTTAGAACTGGTTAAGGACAGGCTATGGGGTACgtattatatatatctacacacacacatatatttatatatatatacattaccattgtaaatatagtatatatttatatatatactcatatatatatttctccctctctatatatacatacacaccacacacatacacacacacacttctactgccaagcacagaaagtcaaaactcggcaagggttcttttagtgttcatgaaaaaatagatgtgttaGTTGAGAGTGTCCTTAAGTTGCCAGGGGAAAGACAGGATGGATTCACAAAGGgagatagtgtttttttttttttctttgtttaactctTGAATTCGAAATAATTCAGACTtatggaaaagttgcaaaaatagtacagacaattcccatatactcttccctcagattccccaaacatttcaccccatttgtactttccctctctgtggatataattttattttttctgaaatgtttgagagaGGAAGGTAGAATGCAGGGCAGGGTGAAAGGTGGAAGGAGACAGGTGGgttgggaggctttttttttttttttttttttaaaccttctaagatggagtttcgctcttgtcacccaggctggagtgcaatggcacaatctcggctcactctaacctctgccttctgagttcaagtgattctcctgcttcagtctcccggatagctgggattacaggcgcccaccaccatgctcggctaattttttatatttttagtagaggggtttcaccatgttggccaggctggtcttgaactcctgacctctgatgattcacctgccttggcctaccaaagtgctgggattacaggcgtgagccactgtgcctggcgattgGGAGGCTTTTGCCGTAACCCAGAGCGCTATGATGAGGGCTGGACCTGGTTAGAAATGATGAGGAAGGTGAGAAGTGGTTAGGTCTGgcacatattttgaaaggagagtttaaatgggttggatgacaagagagagaaaaagaagttttaaggatgatgtcaaggattttggcctgagtaactggaagacTAGAGATGCTGTTATTGGGATCGGGAAGACTATGGGAGGAGTGGGTTATAGTAGGGGGAATCAAAAGTGTGTTTTCCGCATGCTAAATTTGAGGTCAAAAAAGGGATGTCAAGTAGtgttggctgggtgccgtggctcacgcctgtaattccagcactttgggaggctgaggcgggcagatcacctgaggtcaagagttcgagactagcctgataattattaaaatcgatgaTTGATGTTtgctaattaatcatattattgctTCTAATACTGCAGGGGGTgaacacctacctgtgatgttgttcctaatatctagggacagagagcatgattttagttttaataccaCAGTAGGTAtacactcaccctgtgacactgatcctaatattgaGAGGGGTAgaatatgacatgactcccaacataacaatgaatgaacAGCCACCCGGTGATATTGCTCCTGATATTCATGGAAGAAGcgtatgatattactcccaatatcccagggagggtacagctcttctgtgatatggttcctagtatctggagggggagaggatgataataattccagtatcgcaggctgtgttcacccaccctgtgatattgttattaatatcctgggagaggaagatatgattccccatagagcaggaggcgtacacccagcctgggatattgttcctaatatccatggagaggagaggctgatgttactcccaatatggcagggggtgtacatccaccctgtgatattcttcttaatattccaaggctgagaggttgatattactcctagTATCTCAGACACCGTACACCCCCGTGTGATACTCTTCCTGATATctggaaggggagaagatggtatCAATCCCCATATCACAGGAGGTGAACACGtactctgtgatatctttcttagtatgcagggagagagaggataatattattcccaatattgcagaagatgtacacgtccccccgtgatattgtccttaatattccaaggcacagaagacaatgttactcccaatatcgcagaaagtgtacaccacacagtgatgttgttcccatgatccaggagggaagaggacgaTATGACTTTCAACCCTTGCACCCTGCAATGCTCTCATCCTGCAACACCGACACCAGCTCAACCTGACATGGGACCAgaggtgctggctgggggtgTTCATTGCTTCTCTGTTCTCCCTTGCCAGACTCAGTAGAGGAAGCTGAGACCGAGCAGCCGCAGGAACAAGGTAGGTTTTGTCCGTGGCTCAGGCTTCTCTGGTTATGAGCTGGGCTTTGGAGTaatggcaggggaggggacagaggtgaGTACGGTGGGCATTGGATGCGGCTGTCACCCCTCTGTGGTGTGGGCCGGGGACTTGAGAGACATCGCCTGAGGTGGGCCTGAACCTCCCGTCTACTCTGACACTGGAGGCCCTGAGGTCCCACATTTCTTCCAATGAACATGCTGACCCCCGCCTGGTCCCCAACCGAGATGGGGCATCCTTTCCACTGCTGGGACCCACATGTAGCTGTGGGTTCCTTTTTCATgacctggagaagctgcagttcaccctgtgctctgcctcagaGATGGGAGGCCACACTGCCCTCAGCGGGTAGCAGAATTCAGAGCCTTAGGTTGCAGGGGCCTCAACTGAGGTCCCTGAAGGGTCTTCTCCTTCCTGAGGGGAGCcaggggggaagggaaggctgttGTAGGTTTGCCTCAGGGAGGGGGTGGTTCCACCCTCTGCCAAAGTCACTGGAGCAAAGGCACGTGGCTCTCCAGCTGCCCCGGAGGCCAGGGtagtggctgggaggggctgtgtgccTCTGCTGGGTGGGGGCGATTTCTTAGCTAATCTAGTGTAGTCAAGTCAGACATTTGcctctaaatcatatttatttatttatttaattctaagGCTTTACAGATGAATAAGGAGGCAGTTtgtattgaacatattttttgcatgtgagcTTGAAACAGAGGGTCGGTTTAAATCTAGGTTTTTCCCTTCCCAGTAATGCCTCCTTTCATCCCAGGTTTTCCAACAGGAAATGCGCTTGTTTGCTCACCTCTGGGAGGGGGCTTTGGCTAGGAATCCACCAAAGCCAGCAGACACCAGTGGGCTGCTGGAGCAGTCTGGCCTTTGTTAACCCTTTAGGAACCGTGGGCTTCAGGTTTTCAGACCATCCACGGTGAAGGTGGCCACAGGGGCCTGGAAGCTTTCCCATCCTTCCTGCAGGGATGGTCCGTTTCCCTGCACGGAGCTGGGCACATGGGTACAACACCCCTGTCCTGTGCCGTCGGTGGCTTTACCAATTTTGCATAGCAGCTTTTGAGCTGATCCATAGCTCTGATTGGCTGTTGAGGATTTCATGGATTCCTGTACCCCACCGGGGGGCCCAATATGCTGACAGAAGTTACATTTGTAGTTGTGGTGCTGCATATTCATGGGTCCAGTTAGAAGGCTTTGATTCTTTCTAAAGGGAAAGGCATCTCTGAGGGGTCACTGTTCTGACACAGTCTCCTAAAACCTTGCTGTCAGGTGGGCGACAAAACAGGACAGGAGGGTGATTTTGTAGGAGAGTCGGGCCACGGGCCTGCGTGTTCTCTCTGTCCCCGTAGTGCCGGAGTTCGTACGTGCTCCAGGCCCCGAGTTTGCGTTGCACATAATTCTAAAGGGCTCATGGCAAGCTGCGCCGGGGACAcagagggcagggatggggggaCCCTGCCCCCAGTGGACCAAGGACTCACTGCCGGACTCTAATATGTCTAGGTGTTTTTGTGACTTGCAGAAATACCTCCATCTTGTCTGGGCCTGGATCCACAGGAGACCCTGTCGAAGGTGAAGAATGTTCTGGAACAATGCAAGACCTGCCCAGGCTGCCCCCTGGAGCCAGCGTCCTGGGGTCTCTGTGCGGCATCCAGCAACGTGAGCTTGCAGGACCCCGAGGACCCCTCCTTCTTCTTGGAAGCTGAGGACGACTGGGAGGACCCAGAGGCCCTGAGctcactgctgctgttcctgaACGCCCCCGGGTACAAGGCCAGCTTCTGTGGCCTGTACGACGTGGCACTGCCATGGCTGAGCAGCATGTTCTGCAGCTTTAGCGACGAGGAGGAGCTgactgagtgcctggcacatgcccGAGGGGCGGCCAAGAAAGCTGGCCTCTTCATGACCAGAGTCCGTGCCATCGTGGACTGCCTGGTGGCCCTGGCCTGGCTTCACGTGCTTCATGGACAGAGCCTGGTGACCCTGAACATCCTGCAGTCTGTCCAGGATGCAGTGGTGGCCAGAGAGGACCAGAGGGTGTAATGGCCAACATGCTGGCCGTGGCTGTGAAGAGGACAGGCCGGACGAGGCAGGCAGCTGAGGGCTACTACTGCGCCTTATGAGCGGCTTGGGACCTGGGCCATTGGAGGAACCAGGCAGTGGTGCTGGCCAATTTCGGGACCCTGTGCCTGCATGCAAGTGCCAGCAGGCTGGCCCAGCACTACCTCCTGGGGGCCATGCAGCTGTTCTCgaggctgccctgcagggagtgTGGCCGAGACTTCACCCACGTACTCCTGCAGCTGGGCCACCTCTGCACCCGCCAGGGCCCAGCCCAGCAGGGCAAGGGCTACTATGAGTGGGCCCTTCTGGTCACCGTAGAAATAGGCCATGTGGAGAGTGAGTGCCCTAGTTCCTCCTGTGAGCCTTCTGGGGCCACTCGGGTCAGGGCTCACCTGGGGTTTATGATTCAGAAACAAGTGGTGGTTTTTGCACCATCGAAAGTGCTGAGCCATGTCCagcagcagatgttggcaagcgccctggagacaggcggttcccatgcagggccaggccctctgtggcctactgaggcagccagctcttcctggtttgcccagggacCATCCTGCCTTGGGCACTGAAAGTCCTGCATGCTGGGAATTCCTAGACATAACCCTGGGATCAAGGCAGGCTCGGCTGCGCTGGGACTTCGGGCCCCACCATGAGCCAGGCCCTGAACACCAGTTCTT
This portion of the Chlorocebus sabaeus isolate Y175 unplaced genomic scaffold, mChlSab1.0.hap1 unalloc_scaffold_715, whole genome shotgun sequence genome encodes:
- the LOC140711352 gene encoding SH3 domain and tetratricopeptide repeat-containing protein 1-like, whose product is MRPDRLLLFAGVTDSVEEAETEQPQEQEIPPSCLGLDPQETLSKVKNVLEQCKTCPGCPLEPASWGLCAASSNVSLQDPEDPSFFLEAEDDWEDPEALSSLLLFLNAPGYKASFCGLYDVALPWLSSMFCSFSDEEELTECLAHARGAAKKAGLFMTRVRAIVDCLVALAWLHVLHGQSLVTLNILQSVQDAVVAREDQRV